TTATATTATTTAAATTTATATTTGAATTGAATATGATATTTCCAGAAGAAGATTGTATATCTAAATCTTTAGCATAGTTTTTAGGTATATATATTTCTATACTTTCTTGAAGGTTTCCAATATTAAATATACTAAATACTTTATGGGAAGTACTTCTTTTAACTAAAATGCTGTTATTTTCTTTATTAATGGCAAACTTTTCTTCTTCCTTTAATTTACCTCTGGATTTTTGAACAATTCTAAGATTAGATTCATCTGTACTCTGTACTATTATATCTGCACTTGAGAAATTCACTTCTATTTTATTAAAATTATCTATAGATATGCTTTCATCCTTCTGAACAGTTAGCATAGAATTATTATCCCATTTGAAAATTCTAAAGGCATCTCCTGCACTTCTGTTATAACTTATATTGTAAACCAGAAATACTGTGAGTACCAATGCAATACAAGTCCATATTCCAATTAATATCTTTATTAAATTTCTACTCATATTATCACTTCCTTAATTGAAATGCTAAAGTAATAATTCTCTCTAAAGCAGCCCCTATAATAAATATAACCCAGGAATACGCCCAACTGCCAAATTCAAAACTCAATACAAAATATAGAACTACAATTAACATCCACAGTATAGATTTTATCGATTTTAGTATCTCCTTATCTTTACTATTAGCAGATTTCCATTCTTTAAATTCTTCTACTATAGTGTCATCAGCTTTTAAATATTTAGGTTTTGAAATTGCATTGTATACTATAAGACAAGTAGCTATTGCATCTATGGTTAACATTACACAAACACTGATATTATCATCAATTTGAAAAACTTCGCTAAATAGTATTAAAATAACTACACTTATAATATATAATCCTACAGAAGTAGATATAATTAATGCACTTTTCTTTCTACTCTTTTCTATCTGTGCATAATCAAGTACATCCTTTTCCT
This genomic window from Clostridium pasteurianum DSM 525 = ATCC 6013 contains:
- a CDS encoding permease prefix domain 1-containing protein → MYEKFQKKLDELFENAPETNRARELKEELLANLIDKYNDLIASGKNDEEAFNIAVSGIGDVDELIRGLKEKDVLDYAQIEKSRKKSALIISTSVGLYIISVVILILFSEVFQIDDNISVCVMLTIDAIATCLIVYNAISKPKYLKADDTIVEEFKEWKSANSKDKEILKSIKSILWMLIVVLYFVLSFEFGSWAYSWVIFIIGAALERIITLAFQLRK
- a CDS encoding DUF4097 family beta strand repeat-containing protein: MSRNLIKILIGIWTCIALVLTVFLVYNISYNRSAGDAFRIFKWDNNSMLTVQKDESISIDNFNKIEVNFSSADIIVQSTDESNLRIVQKSRGKLKEEEKFAINKENNSILVKRSTSHKVFSIFNIGNLQESIEIYIPKNYAKDLDIQSSSGNIIFNSNINLNNISCVARSGNLQSETNINANNINLKANSGNINVENLMSKSYKVNTSSGNIHIGSISGSGEVTASSGNVRISYKDISEYSNVSANSGNVNLVVPEELSFEFNGKCNSGDIDSNFDLNYKNKRGNEATGQVGSAPYKKINVTTSSGNIDISK